The nucleotide sequence GGCGAAACGGTCTTGCCCGTCTGGCCCACTTGATGGCCGTGCGATATCCATCCTGCATCGACGACCGCACGCGACGCTCCGACGGCACCACCGAATGCTGCCGCCAGCTGCTCGATGATGTCGAAATGCTCCGGACCTCCAAGCCCGCGACCGCCGGAGACGACGACGCTCGCCTCATCGACGCCGAGCTTGCCGGCCTCTTGAGCGACGGCTTCGACGATTTGCGCGACGTAGGTCTTGCCGCTCGCTGGAGAGAGCGACTTCGTCTCGCCCTTGCCCGCCTGCTTGCGGGCGGCGAAGCTGTTCGGACGGCAGACGACGACGCCGAATTCGCTGTTCTTGAAGCCGATCGTGCTGACGACGGTGCCCCCGAATTTCGGCGACTGGACGACGACCGCACCGTCGGCGATCGTGATGTCGGTCGCCTCGGTTATGATGCCGGCGTTCAGCCGCACCGCGAGGCGAGCCGCGATGTCCTTACCCGCGTTTGACGATGGCAGGAGCAGTAGCGACGGCCCTGCCTCGCGCGCGAGCGACTCGAGCGCGTCGACGGCCGGGTCGACGAGGAAGGCGTCGACCTGCACGTCTTCGCCGACGACGATCGCGTCGATCGGCGTCTCCTTGATCGCCTGCGCTGCGTCCGAGGCACCCTTGCCGAGAACGACGGCGGTCGATGTTCCGCCGAGCGCGCTCGCGAGCTCTGCGCCCTTCGAGCACATCTCGGCGCCGATGCGCCGGGTCTTGCCTTGTTCTTGCTCGACGTAGACGATGACGGAGCGCATTTAGATCACCTTCTTCCCGATGAGGAAGTCGACGATCTGACGAGCGGCGTCCGCGCCGTCCGACGACTGGATGACCGAACCTTTCGCGCGCGACCCGACGGGCGCGATCGCGCTGACCGCCGTCTTGCTGCCAGCTTCACCGAGACGAGCGGCGTCAGCGCCGATGTCGCCGGGAGCCAAGGTCTTGATCTCCTTTTTCTTCGCGCCCATGATGCCTTTGAGGGTCGCATAGCGCGGCTCGTTCGCGCTCTTCGTCACCGACACGAGCGCCGGCAGCGGCGCCTTGACGCGCAGGTACCCGCTCTC is from Candidatus Eremiobacteraceae bacterium and encodes:
- a CDS encoding electron transfer flavoprotein subunit alpha/FixB family protein yields the protein MRSVIVYVEQEQGKTRRIGAEMCSKGAELASALGGTSTAVVLGKGASDAAQAIKETPIDAIVVGEDVQVDAFLVDPAVDALESLAREAGPSLLLLPSSNAGKDIAARLAVRLNAGIITEATDITIADGAVVVQSPKFGGTVVSTIGFKNSEFGVVVCRPNSFAARKQAGKGETKSLSPASGKTYVAQIVEAVAQEAGKLGVDEASVVVSGGRGLGGPEHFDIIEQLAAAFGGAVGASRAVVDAGWISHGHQVGQTGKTVSPQLYIAVGISGAIQHKVGMRSSGLIVAINKDPNAPIFEFCDFGVVGDLFQIVPALTALVKERKGGA